In one Bordetella pertussis 18323 genomic region, the following are encoded:
- a CDS encoding IS481-like element IS481 family transposase gives MNTHKHARLTFLRRLEMVQQLIAHQVCVPEAARAYGVTAPTVRKWLGRFLAQGQAGLADASSRPTVSPRAIAPAKALAIVELRRKRLTQARIAQALGVSASTVSRVLARAGLSHLADLEPAEPVVRYEHQAPGDLLHIDIKKLGRIQRPGHRVTGNRRDTVEGAGWDFVFVAIDDHARVAFTDIHPDERFPSAVQFLKDAVAYYQRLGVTIQRLLTDNGSAFRSRAFAALCHELGIKHRFTRPYRPQTNGKAERFIQSALREWAYAHTYQNSQHRADAMKSWLHHYNWQRPHQGIGRAVPISRLNLDEYNLLTVHS, from the coding sequence ATGAACACCCATAAGCATGCCCGATTGACCTTCCTACGTCGACTCGAAATGGTCCAGCAATTGATCGCCCATCAAGTTTGTGTGCCTGAAGCGGCCCGCGCCTATGGGGTCACCGCGCCGACTGTGCGCAAATGGCTGGGCCGCTTCCTGGCTCAGGGCCAGGCGGGCTTGGCCGATGCGTCCTCGCGCCCGACGGTCTCGCCCCGAGCGATTGCGCCGGCCAAGGCGCTGGCTATCGTGGAGCTGCGCCGCAAGCGGCTGACCCAAGCGCGCATCGCCCAGGCGCTGGGCGTGTCAGCCAGCACCGTCAGCCGCGTCCTGGCCCGCGCCGGTCTGTCGCACCTGGCCGACCTGGAGCCGGCCGAGCCGGTGGTGCGCTACGAGCATCAGGCCCCCGGCGATCTGCTGCACATCGACATCAAGAAGCTGGGACGTATCCAGCGCCCTGGCCACCGGGTCACGGGCAACCGACGCGATACCGTTGAGGGGGCCGGCTGGGACTTCGTCTTCGTGGCCATCGATGACCACGCCCGCGTGGCCTTCACCGACATCCACCCCGACGAGCGCTTCCCCAGCGCCGTCCAGTTCCTCAAGGACGCAGTGGCCTACTACCAGCGCCTGGGCGTGACCATCCAGCGCTTGCTCACCGACAATGGCTCGGCCTTTCGCAGCCGCGCCTTCGCCGCGCTGTGCCATGAGCTGGGCATCAAGCACCGCTTTACCCGACCTTACCGCCCACAGACCAATGGCAAGGCCGAACGCTTCATCCAGTCGGCCTTGCGTGAGTGGGCTTACGCTCACACCTACCAGAACTCCCAACACCGAGCCGATGCCATGAAATCCTGGCTACACCACTACAACTGGCAGCGACCCCACCAAGGCATCGGGCGCGCTGTACCCATCTCCAGACTCAACCTGGACGAATACAACCTATTGACAGTTCACAGCTAG
- a CDS encoding IS481 family transposase produces MQPIESSHLGRALLVNRVMQQNWTMRQASQAAGVSLRTGYKWLARFRSEGLDGLLDRSSRPHRSPKACAPEQVEHFAQQRRQRLPLWRIAREAGRSLATVARYMERIGLSRLASLEPPAPVRRYERASPGELLHIDTKRLGRIRGVGHRITGDRAQNRNRGIGWDAVHLAIDDFSRVSFARILDDEGGDQCAEFLRQATAYYASLGVRIDRVMTDNGSGYVSRTFRAVCVELGIRHIRTRPYTPKTNGKAERLVQTCLREWAYARPYTSSAERQAALQPFIDRYNWHRPHQGIGRAVPISRLNLDEYNLLTVHI; encoded by the coding sequence ATACAACCTATTGAATCTTCACACCTAGGTCGAGCCCTTCTTGTTAACAGGGTGATGCAACAGAACTGGACGATGAGGCAGGCCAGCCAGGCGGCAGGGGTGAGCCTGCGCACCGGTTACAAGTGGCTTGCCCGCTTCCGAAGCGAAGGTCTGGACGGCCTGCTTGACCGCAGTTCTCGCCCGCACCGCAGCCCGAAGGCCTGTGCGCCCGAGCAGGTTGAGCACTTCGCCCAGCAGCGCCGCCAGCGTCTGCCGCTGTGGCGCATCGCGCGTGAAGCCGGCCGCAGCCTGGCCACCGTGGCGCGGTATATGGAACGCATCGGCCTGAGTCGACTCGCCTCGTTGGAGCCGCCGGCGCCGGTGCGCCGCTATGAACGCGCCAGCCCAGGCGAGCTGCTGCACATCGACACCAAGCGGCTGGGCCGCATCCGGGGCGTGGGCCATCGCATCACCGGCGATCGGGCCCAGAACCGCAACCGCGGCATTGGCTGGGACGCTGTGCACCTGGCCATCGATGACTTCTCGCGCGTGTCCTTTGCTCGCATCCTCGACGATGAAGGCGGCGATCAGTGCGCTGAGTTCCTGCGCCAAGCCACCGCCTACTACGCCAGTCTGGGCGTGCGCATCGACCGCGTGATGACCGACAACGGCAGCGGCTACGTCTCCAGGACCTTTCGGGCGGTGTGCGTGGAGCTGGGAATCCGTCACATCCGCACCCGCCCCTACACCCCCAAGACCAACGGCAAGGCCGAGCGCCTCGTGCAGACCTGCTTACGGGAGTGGGCATACGCCAGGCCCTACACGAGCTCAGCCGAACGACAGGCTGCCTTGCAGCCCTTCATTGACCGCTACAACTGGCATCGACCCCACCAAGGCATCGGGCGCGCTGTACCCATCTCCAGACTCAACCTGGACGAATACAACCTATTGACAGTTCACATCTAG
- a CDS encoding aromatic ring-hydroxylating oxygenase subunit alpha translates to MKNIFAKTWKFACHESEIPNLGDYRALNHAGIPVFVIRGEDGSVRAFVNACPHRGSKLVTDVRGNAKNLACFFHLWTFDDKGRCIEITREDGYAQSGVCKGEQGLRRIRCHNKFGMLFINLDDDADDFDQHVGNVMDCLEEVMTTKPLEVFHHHQVTMNANWKQWHETNMELYHEWGHIVNRSTAIAADGYHNRTWCIHENGHGTLDPMEVSYDNYKGWETRSGHLLPGLGPGELRMVDLFPNTTILVRATAIRIDTSTPIAPGITLLEQRGLGILGESEQDRKVRVKHHNEIWGPLGRNLAEDVIFVETVSETHRREASKWGLFARHEGLKAQDDEIMRAYYRVWGRMMGKPASNPLG, encoded by the coding sequence TTGAAGAATATTTTCGCAAAGACCTGGAAATTTGCATGTCATGAAAGCGAAATTCCTAATCTCGGCGACTATCGAGCATTGAATCACGCGGGCATTCCCGTCTTCGTTATCCGGGGTGAGGATGGCAGCGTACGTGCCTTTGTTAACGCCTGTCCGCATCGAGGATCCAAGCTGGTCACGGATGTTCGCGGTAATGCGAAGAATCTGGCTTGCTTCTTTCATCTGTGGACATTTGACGATAAGGGGCGATGCATTGAGATTACGCGCGAAGACGGTTATGCCCAGTCGGGTGTTTGTAAGGGCGAGCAAGGGCTTCGCCGGATCCGATGCCATAACAAATTTGGCATGCTCTTTATTAATCTAGATGACGATGCTGACGATTTTGATCAGCACGTTGGAAATGTCATGGATTGCTTGGAAGAGGTGATGACAACCAAGCCCCTGGAGGTCTTCCATCATCACCAGGTCACGATGAACGCCAATTGGAAGCAATGGCATGAAACGAACATGGAGCTATATCACGAATGGGGGCACATCGTGAACAGATCCACTGCTATCGCTGCCGATGGCTATCACAACCGTACCTGGTGCATCCACGAGAACGGTCACGGAACACTGGATCCCATGGAGGTTTCGTATGACAACTACAAGGGTTGGGAAACTCGAAGCGGTCATCTTTTACCTGGCTTGGGGCCCGGCGAATTGCGTATGGTTGATCTCTTCCCCAACACAACCATTCTGGTGCGGGCGACAGCGATCCGTATAGATACAAGCACGCCAATTGCGCCAGGTATCACCTTGCTTGAGCAGCGCGGTTTGGGAATTCTCGGTGAGTCAGAGCAAGATCGCAAGGTGCGAGTCAAGCATCACAACGAAATATGGGGCCCATTAGGAAGAAATCTGGCCGAAGACGTCATTTTCGTTGAAACCGTTTCGGAAACGCATCGCCGCGAAGCATCCAAGTGGGGATTATTCGCTCGGCATGAAGGGCTCAAGGCCCAGGACGATGAAATCATGCGCGCCTATTATCGAGTCTGGGGACGCATGATGGGCAAGCCAGCCAGCAATCCCTTGGGTTGA
- a CDS encoding IS481-like element IS481 family transposase, whose product MNTHKHARLTFLRRLEMVQQLIAHQVCVSEAARAYGVTAPTVRKWLGRFLAQGQAGLADASSRPTVSPRAIAPAKALAIVELRRKRLTQARIAQALGVSASTVSRVLARAGLSHLADLEPAEPVVRYEHQAPGDLLHIDIKKLGRIQRPGHRVTGNRRDTVEGAGWDFVFVAIDDHARVAFTDIHPDERFPSAVQFLKDAVAYYQRLGVTIQRLLTDNGSAFRSRAFAALCHELGIKHRFTRPYRPQTNGKAERFIQSALREWAYAHTYQNSQHRADAMKSWLHHYNWHRPHQGIGRAVPISRLNLDEYNLLTVHS is encoded by the coding sequence ATGAACACCCATAAGCATGCCCGATTGACCTTCCTACGTCGACTCGAAATGGTCCAGCAATTGATCGCCCATCAAGTTTGTGTGTCTGAAGCGGCCCGCGCCTATGGGGTCACCGCGCCGACTGTGCGCAAATGGCTGGGCCGCTTCCTGGCTCAGGGCCAGGCGGGCTTGGCCGATGCGTCCTCGCGCCCGACGGTCTCGCCCCGAGCGATTGCGCCGGCCAAGGCGCTGGCTATCGTGGAGCTGCGCCGCAAGCGGCTGACCCAAGCGCGCATCGCCCAGGCGCTGGGCGTGTCAGCCAGCACCGTCAGCCGCGTCCTGGCCCGCGCCGGTCTGTCGCACCTGGCCGACCTGGAGCCGGCCGAGCCGGTGGTGCGCTACGAGCATCAGGCCCCCGGCGATCTGCTGCACATCGACATCAAGAAGCTGGGACGTATCCAGCGCCCTGGCCACCGGGTCACGGGCAACCGACGCGATACCGTTGAGGGGGCCGGCTGGGACTTCGTCTTCGTGGCCATCGATGACCACGCCCGCGTGGCCTTCACCGACATCCACCCCGACGAGCGCTTCCCCAGCGCCGTCCAGTTCCTCAAGGACGCAGTGGCCTACTACCAGCGCCTGGGCGTGACCATCCAGCGCTTGCTCACCGACAATGGCTCGGCCTTTCGCAGCCGCGCCTTCGCCGCGCTGTGCCATGAGCTGGGCATCAAGCACCGCTTTACCCGACCTTACCGCCCACAGACCAATGGCAAGGCCGAACGCTTCATCCAGTCGGCCTTGCGTGAGTGGGCTTACGCTCACACCTACCAGAACTCCCAACACCGAGCCGATGCCATGAAATCCTGGCTACACCACTACAACTGGCATCGACCCCACCAAGGCATCGGGCGCGCTGTACCCATCTCCAGACTCAACCTGGACGAATACAACCTATTGACAGTTCACAGTTAG
- a CDS encoding IclR family transcriptional regulator: MAAPQVLASLSFQHPITLVRLACRSAIEELRERTGETSAFVLFIGYERLVQDFVIGQRLLSPNYQTWLRSPTHGSASGKLLLSTVPENNWVDLIGHEPYQAHTPSTITTYEEMVAEIQAIRRQHYCVSKNEGYEGVSAFGYPVVVLGKTVGCITLTVDSASLNESREAFLIEEMLRCVKSIQTVSGSLKLLHDWLF, encoded by the coding sequence TTGGCCGCCCCCCAAGTCTTGGCATCACTGAGTTTCCAGCACCCGATTACCCTGGTGCGGCTGGCGTGTCGATCGGCAATCGAAGAGCTGCGTGAGCGAACTGGGGAAACTTCCGCGTTTGTGCTGTTTATTGGATACGAACGGCTGGTGCAGGATTTTGTAATCGGTCAACGGCTTTTGAGTCCTAACTACCAGACGTGGCTGAGAAGCCCAACGCACGGATCCGCATCTGGAAAACTGCTGCTCAGCACGGTTCCTGAGAATAATTGGGTCGATTTAATCGGCCATGAGCCTTACCAGGCCCACACGCCTTCCACCATTACGACGTATGAAGAGATGGTGGCGGAAATTCAGGCCATCCGGAGACAACACTATTGTGTTTCCAAGAATGAGGGCTATGAGGGCGTGTCTGCTTTCGGCTATCCGGTGGTGGTACTCGGGAAAACCGTGGGTTGCATCACATTAACGGTAGACAGTGCATCGCTAAATGAGAGTCGTGAAGCATTCCTGATTGAAGAAATGTTGCGCTGCGTGAAAAGCATTCAGACCGTTTCCGGTTCGCTGAAACTGCTTCATGACTGGCTCTTTTGA
- a CDS encoding helix-turn-helix domain-containing protein, whose protein sequence is MSEQNEKESAVGSLERGLLIIRVLLDAPGPMSLAELAHELALGPSTVH, encoded by the coding sequence ATGTCTGAACAAAATGAGAAAGAAAGTGCAGTGGGCTCCCTGGAGCGAGGCCTCCTGATCATCCGTGTCTTATTGGATGCGCCAGGTCCAATGAGCCTGGCAGAGCTCGCACACGAGTTAGCGCTAGGACCCAGTACCGTGCACTGA
- a CDS encoding Bug family tripartite tricarboxylate transporter substrate binding protein, producing the protein MHLAKLRLLRGAALAATLAAGASGGIAGQMVARAQPDGYTLLLQYSGFQAITPHVSSNLGWDPIKDFAPVANVLSAPQVVVVRPDLPIKTLKDLVDYAKANPGKLNYASSGNGSLQQVATELLNQMAGIQITHIPYKGTGPALNDLLGGAVDLTITTPPPLLGHIAAGKLRALAVTGDKRLPSLPDVPTAAEAGYPDLIVSSWFAMYAPAGTPPAIVEKLSGEIRKIMATEAFRQKAAEQGAEARYMDPKQLGAYTQEELDRWGKVVKAAHISAN; encoded by the coding sequence ATGCACCTTGCCAAGCTACGCCTGCTGCGCGGCGCCGCCCTGGCCGCCACCCTGGCCGCCGGCGCCTCCGGCGGCATCGCCGGCCAGATGGTCGCGCGCGCCCAGCCCGACGGCTACACCCTGCTGCTGCAATACTCGGGCTTCCAGGCCATCACTCCGCACGTCTCCAGCAACCTCGGCTGGGACCCCATCAAGGACTTCGCGCCCGTCGCCAACGTGCTCTCGGCCCCGCAAGTCGTCGTCGTGCGGCCCGACCTGCCCATCAAGACCCTCAAGGACCTGGTCGACTACGCCAAGGCCAACCCGGGCAAGCTGAACTACGCCTCCTCCGGCAACGGTTCGCTGCAGCAGGTGGCCACCGAACTGCTCAACCAGATGGCCGGCATCCAGATCACCCACATTCCCTACAAGGGAACCGGGCCGGCCTTGAACGACCTGCTTGGCGGCGCCGTCGACCTCACCATCACCACCCCGCCGCCGCTGCTGGGCCACATCGCCGCCGGCAAGCTGCGCGCCCTGGCCGTCACCGGCGACAAGCGCCTGCCCAGCCTGCCCGACGTGCCCACCGCCGCCGAAGCCGGCTACCCCGACCTCATCGTCTCGTCGTGGTTCGCCATGTACGCCCCGGCTGGCACCCCGCCCGCCATCGTCGAGAAGCTGTCGGGCGAAATCCGGAAAATCATGGCCACCGAGGCCTTTCGCCAGAAAGCCGCCGAGCAGGGCGCCGAGGCGCGTTACATGGATCCGAAGCAACTGGGCGCCTACACCCAGGAAGAACTGGACCGCTGGGGCAAGGTCGTCAAGGCCGCCCATATCAGCGCCAACTGA
- a CDS encoding hydroxymethylglutaryl-CoA lyase, with protein MKGPPRIEINEVGPRDGLQIERALVATDDKVAFVDALSACGFARIEVTSFTSPKAIPALADAQDVMRRIARRPGVVYTALIPNIRGLERALEAGTDEMNLVMSCSETHNRANLRMTRDQSFDELAAILRRAGEAGVPCNVSLSTAFGCPFDGDVPAGDVMRLARRLADAGAQGITLCDTTGMAYPTQVAQLCETFQRALPGAALTVHLHNTRGMALVNAVAAWQTGVTRFDAAAGGLGGCPYAPGASGNVNTEEIVHMFACMGVATGVALAPLLDIVHGLPGLVQRALTNPLLAAGPRLATHQPPAWLAERFPAA; from the coding sequence ATGAAAGGCCCGCCACGCATCGAAATCAACGAAGTCGGCCCGCGCGACGGCCTGCAGATCGAGCGCGCCCTGGTCGCCACCGACGACAAAGTCGCCTTTGTCGACGCCCTGTCGGCCTGCGGCTTCGCGCGCATCGAAGTCACCAGCTTCACCTCGCCCAAGGCCATTCCGGCCCTGGCCGACGCCCAGGACGTCATGCGCCGCATCGCGCGCCGGCCCGGCGTCGTCTACACCGCGCTCATCCCCAACATCCGCGGGCTGGAACGCGCGCTGGAAGCCGGCACCGACGAGATGAACCTCGTCATGTCGTGCAGCGAAACCCACAACCGCGCCAACCTGCGCATGACGCGCGACCAGTCCTTCGACGAGCTGGCCGCCATCCTGCGCCGCGCCGGCGAGGCCGGCGTGCCGTGCAACGTCTCGCTGTCCACGGCCTTCGGCTGTCCCTTCGACGGCGACGTGCCCGCCGGCGACGTCATGCGGCTGGCGCGCCGGCTGGCCGACGCCGGCGCCCAGGGCATCACCCTGTGCGACACCACCGGCATGGCCTATCCCACCCAGGTCGCGCAGCTGTGCGAGACCTTCCAGCGCGCCTTGCCCGGCGCCGCGCTGACCGTGCACCTGCACAACACGCGCGGCATGGCCCTGGTCAACGCCGTGGCCGCCTGGCAGACCGGCGTCACGCGCTTTGACGCCGCCGCCGGCGGCCTGGGCGGCTGCCCCTACGCGCCCGGCGCCAGCGGCAACGTCAACACCGAGGAAATCGTCCACATGTTCGCGTGCATGGGCGTGGCCACCGGCGTCGCGCTGGCGCCCCTGCTCGACATCGTGCACGGCCTGCCCGGCCTGGTGCAGCGCGCCCTGACCAACCCCTTGCTGGCGGCCGGCCCACGCCTGGCCACCCACCAGCCGCCGGCCTGGCTGGCCGAGCGTTTCCCGGCCGCCTGA
- a CDS encoding LysR substrate-binding domain-containing protein, producing MNPARFDLVTLALFVAVARQGSISAGARQSHLAVGAASKRISDLESALGTPLLYRTAAGVELTDAGQACLAHAVRVLQEVEHMAGVLSDFAQGVRGQVRIAANTSSITQFLPEDLAGFMQRHPAVRIHLEEQNSSDIVTAVAENRADVGIFADRTPAAGLTTVPYRLDELVLITPPRHPLAARAQVAFADTLDCDYVGLPPATSLATRLADESARLDKRIRLRIQVRSFDAICRMVVATGGVGILPRIAAEPHARSMQVRLIPLADDWAQRWLLLGVRDLDSLPVAARLLVRSLAEGAA from the coding sequence ATGAACCCAGCCCGCTTCGATCTGGTCACGTTGGCGCTGTTTGTCGCGGTGGCGCGCCAGGGCAGCATCTCGGCCGGCGCCCGCCAGTCGCACCTGGCGGTGGGCGCGGCCAGCAAGCGCATTTCCGACCTGGAGAGCGCGCTGGGCACGCCGCTCTTGTATCGCACCGCGGCCGGCGTCGAGCTGACCGACGCCGGCCAGGCCTGCCTGGCGCACGCCGTGCGGGTGCTGCAGGAGGTCGAGCACATGGCCGGCGTGCTGTCCGACTTCGCCCAGGGCGTGCGCGGCCAGGTGCGCATCGCCGCCAATACCTCGTCGATCACCCAGTTCCTGCCCGAAGACCTGGCCGGCTTCATGCAGCGCCATCCGGCGGTGCGCATCCACCTCGAAGAGCAGAACAGCAGCGACATCGTCACCGCCGTGGCCGAGAACCGCGCCGACGTCGGCATCTTCGCCGACCGCACGCCCGCCGCCGGGCTGACCACCGTGCCGTACCGGCTGGACGAACTGGTGCTGATCACGCCGCCGCGCCACCCGCTGGCCGCCCGCGCGCAGGTGGCGTTTGCCGATACGCTGGACTGCGACTACGTCGGGCTGCCGCCCGCCACCTCGCTGGCCACCCGCCTGGCCGACGAGAGCGCCCGGCTCGACAAGCGCATCCGGCTGCGCATCCAGGTGCGCAGCTTCGACGCGATCTGCCGCATGGTGGTGGCCACCGGCGGCGTCGGCATCCTGCCGCGCATCGCCGCCGAGCCGCACGCGCGCTCGATGCAGGTGCGGCTGATACCGCTGGCCGACGACTGGGCCCAGCGCTGGCTGCTGCTGGGCGTGCGCGACCTCGACAGCCTGCCCGTGGCCGCGCGGCTGCTGGTGCGCAGCCTGGCCGAAGGAGCGGCCTGA
- the trmB gene encoding tRNA (guanosine(46)-N7)-methyltransferase TrmB, with protein MNTNTPAHPPEGAPLSEATQAALASAEHAPDSPGATHIRSFVHRRGHITQRQRDALEQLMGKWSVPYAPRPLDMAAAFGRQAPTILEIGFGMGETTEKIALARPGDNFLGVEVFNAGVGSLLHRIEESAISNLRIVQHDAVEVVRDMIAPDSLAGVHVYFPDPWPKKRHHKRRLLQPPFVALLASRLAPGGYLHCATDWEDYAVQMLEVLGGEPLLRNTADGYAPRPDFRPQTKFETRGLRLGHGVWDLMFKRA; from the coding sequence ATGAATACGAACACCCCCGCCCATCCCCCCGAAGGCGCCCCGCTGAGCGAGGCCACCCAGGCCGCGCTGGCCAGCGCCGAGCACGCCCCCGACAGCCCGGGCGCCACCCATATCCGCAGCTTCGTGCACCGCCGCGGCCACATCACGCAGCGCCAGCGCGACGCGCTGGAGCAGCTGATGGGCAAATGGTCCGTGCCGTACGCGCCGCGCCCCCTGGACATGGCCGCCGCCTTCGGCCGCCAGGCGCCCACCATCCTGGAGATCGGTTTCGGCATGGGCGAGACCACCGAGAAAATCGCCCTGGCGCGCCCGGGCGACAATTTCCTGGGCGTGGAAGTCTTCAACGCCGGCGTGGGCTCGCTGCTGCACCGCATCGAGGAATCGGCCATCTCCAATCTGCGCATCGTCCAGCACGACGCGGTGGAAGTGGTGCGCGACATGATCGCGCCCGACTCGCTGGCCGGCGTGCACGTGTATTTTCCCGATCCGTGGCCTAAGAAGCGCCACCACAAGCGCCGCCTGCTGCAGCCGCCCTTCGTGGCGCTGCTGGCTAGCCGGCTGGCGCCGGGCGGCTACCTGCACTGCGCCACCGACTGGGAAGACTACGCCGTCCAGATGCTGGAAGTGCTGGGCGGCGAGCCGCTGCTGCGCAACACCGCCGACGGCTACGCGCCGCGCCCGGATTTTCGTCCGCAAACCAAGTTCGAGACGCGCGGCCTGCGCCTGGGCCACGGCGTCTGGGACCTGATGTTCAAGCGAGCCTGA
- the pip gene encoding prolyl aminopeptidase, producing MLYPPIEPYRQGTLDTGDGHQVYWELCGNPQGKPAVFLHGGPGSGCSPVRRQLFDQRGCGRSLPHASLENNTTWHLVADIEHLRAEVMGAERWLVFGGSWGSTLALAYAQAHPQHVSELVVRGIFGLRRAEVQWFYQEGASWLFPDRWEEYVAPIPPEERGDLIAAYHRRLTGDDPAEQLRAAKAWSRWEDHTITLLPSPRYQQSHAVDRAALAFARIENHYFVHAGFMEEGQLIRDAHKLHGIPGTIVQGRYDVCTPARIAWDLHRAWPQAQFHLIPDAGHAFDEPGILARLIQATDTYAANPA from the coding sequence ATGCTCTACCCACCGATCGAACCCTATCGCCAGGGCACCCTGGATACCGGCGACGGCCACCAGGTCTATTGGGAGCTGTGCGGCAACCCGCAGGGCAAGCCGGCGGTATTCCTGCATGGCGGCCCGGGCAGCGGCTGCTCGCCGGTGCGCCGCCAGCTGTTCGACCAGCGCGGCTGCGGCCGCTCGCTGCCGCACGCCAGCCTGGAGAACAACACCACCTGGCACCTGGTGGCCGACATCGAGCACCTGCGCGCCGAAGTGATGGGCGCCGAGCGCTGGCTGGTGTTCGGCGGCTCGTGGGGCTCGACCCTGGCGCTGGCTTACGCGCAGGCCCACCCGCAGCATGTCAGCGAACTGGTGGTGCGCGGGATTTTCGGGCTGCGGCGCGCCGAAGTGCAGTGGTTCTACCAGGAAGGCGCGTCGTGGCTGTTTCCCGACCGCTGGGAAGAATACGTGGCGCCCATCCCGCCCGAAGAGCGCGGCGACCTGATCGCGGCCTACCACAGGCGCCTGACCGGCGACGATCCGGCCGAACAATTGCGCGCGGCCAAGGCCTGGAGCCGCTGGGAAGACCACACCATTACCCTGCTGCCCAGCCCGCGCTACCAGCAAAGCCATGCGGTCGACCGCGCGGCGCTGGCCTTCGCCCGCATCGAGAACCACTACTTCGTGCACGCCGGCTTCATGGAAGAAGGCCAGCTGATCCGCGATGCGCACAAGCTGCACGGCATACCCGGCACCATCGTGCAGGGCCGCTACGACGTGTGCACGCCGGCGCGCATCGCCTGGGACCTGCACCGCGCCTGGCCGCAGGCGCAGTTCCACCTGATTCCGGACGCGGGCCACGCGTTCGACGAACCCGGCATCCTGGCCCGGCTGATCCAGGCTACCGATACTTACGCAGCCAACCCCGCTTGA
- the thiS gene encoding sulfur carrier protein ThiS: MHITLNGEAREFPLQTTVVELLETLGYQGKRVAVERNGEIVPKSKHGDTLLDDGDQIEIVVAVGGG; this comes from the coding sequence ATGCACATCACATTGAACGGCGAGGCACGCGAGTTCCCTCTGCAGACCACCGTCGTCGAACTGCTGGAAACCCTGGGCTACCAGGGCAAGCGCGTGGCGGTCGAGCGCAACGGCGAAATCGTGCCCAAAAGCAAACATGGCGATACCCTGCTGGACGATGGCGACCAGATCGAAATCGTCGTGGCGGTGGGTGGCGGCTAA
- the lysM gene encoding peptidoglycan-binding protein LysM, protein MGLLNFIKEVGEKLFGASEAKAATADELKKELDKHGLSAEGLDISVDGDKVTVKGSVASTEAAEKIVLALGNTVGVAQVDNQLQTAQAAPAAVMYTVQKGDTLWKIAEANYGKGKGAKYPTIFEANKPMLSDPDKIYPGQVLRIPPLAE, encoded by the coding sequence ATGGGCTTGCTCAACTTCATCAAGGAAGTCGGAGAGAAACTGTTCGGCGCCAGCGAAGCGAAGGCCGCGACCGCCGACGAGCTGAAAAAGGAATTGGACAAGCACGGGCTGTCGGCCGAAGGGCTGGACATCTCCGTCGATGGCGACAAGGTCACGGTCAAGGGCAGCGTGGCCTCGACCGAGGCGGCCGAGAAAATCGTGCTGGCCCTGGGCAACACCGTGGGCGTGGCGCAGGTGGACAACCAGCTGCAGACCGCGCAGGCCGCCCCCGCCGCCGTGATGTACACGGTACAGAAGGGCGACACCCTGTGGAAGATCGCCGAAGCCAACTACGGCAAGGGCAAGGGCGCCAAGTACCCGACGATTTTCGAGGCCAACAAGCCCATGCTCAGCGACCCGGACAAGATCTACCCGGGCCAGGTGCTGCGCATTCCGCCGCTTGCCGAGTAA